From the genome of Flavobacterium sediminis:
CTCTTTGTGCTTTTAGTTTGATTAACAATTGTTCTAAAGAATTAATCTTTTTGTCTAAAGGGTTTTTAGTTTTCATATTTTTAAAATTTTGATTTATAATACTATTAACTAAAGTCACAACACGAATTTTGGCTAAAAAACAGCAAAAGTTATTGACAATTTGAAGAAGTTTTTAACAAAACACAAAAAAAGCCCTTAATTGGGCTTTTAAAAAATTTAGAGATTATTCTATTTATTCTATAGCATTGAGTAAAATTGATATTTCATAAACTCCTGTTCCAAGAGTTTTTTGTGAATAGTTTTCTGTAAGCATAATCGCATTACGACCGTCGTTATATAAACTTTCATTTCCATTCTTTTTAATTAATGAATAACCGTTTTGCGGTAAATTTTTAACTATTAAGTTATATAGCGTTTTATCCTTAATTATTAGTTTTGTATTTTGAAAAGTAGTACCATCCGAAGTGTCCATTATTATAATTCTTCTTAATAATTGTTTCTTTTGAGTGAATGTAAACGAATAAGTTCCAACTACTTTTCTTCCATTGTCTTTAAATTTTTCTGTTGGTCTTTCTATAGACCAGCCATCATATTGTAATTCCTCTGTAAGTGATTCCAAAGATAACTCTGAAGCAATTAGTAGTTCTTTTAGATTATTAATTTGTGCATTTGATGTAGAAAAACATAAAAAAGCAATAAACAAGAGTAATTTTTTCATAATAAAGTGTTTTTAAATTAAGCAAATATAGTAAAGTCTATTATAATAGGTAACATATAATATACAAATGTCTGAATTTCGGCTTTTATATGAGTGAAGCTGATTTAAATATAGAAGCCAACATTAAAAAAGTTGCAGAGAAAATAAGACAACTAAGAATAGATAGTAATTATTCTAGCTATGAGAATTTTGCTTTTGAAAACGAAATAAATAGGGTACAATATTGGAGAGTAGAATCAGGAAAAAACATTACTCTTAAAACATTTTTTAAAATATTATCTATTCACAATATTACACCCGAAGAGTTTTTTAAAGACTTTACTTAAATACACTAATATTTTCTATTGATTTATTTAATGATTCAACAGATGAATTAACATATGTCATTGTTTGTTTCATACTGCTATGAGTCATTAACTGTGCAATGTGGAAAGGATTTACATTGTAGTTAGCTAAAATTGTTGCAAAAGAATGCCTCCCCATATGAAAAGTAACATTTTTATTTATATCGCAGATTTTCGCAATTTCTTTTA
Proteins encoded in this window:
- a CDS encoding helix-turn-helix domain-containing protein, with amino-acid sequence MSEADLNIEANIKKVAEKIRQLRIDSNYSSYENFAFENEINRVQYWRVESGKNITLKTFFKILSIHNITPEEFFKDFT